The Kocuria sp. TGY1127_2 genome includes a window with the following:
- a CDS encoding serine hydrolase — MADHLPLEPSTSFVLTDADGRILASRSPQKVYYAASTIKLGVALAVGRHVRDGSLSLETNFAATRTFRGVDGEPFTLSGDHLDDQFPHDGTCLAVSQLLRVMISRSSNEATNILLRETGLETVTEVFHDLNLQVTRVERLIGDSAAEIRGLTNETSAADLVHLMRGAVTGLVGDRPPLPNPVTVEIVRALEAQTVPPIGRVLGPRVRWGSKSGEVPGYRHDVAFIGNPATSEGRYLAVCTRGFEESEADESIAAIVQALGLDSTSGSGTGDDVREDRTLD; from the coding sequence ATGGCAGATCACCTTCCGTTGGAGCCGTCCACGAGCTTCGTTCTGACCGATGCCGACGGCAGAATACTGGCGAGCCGATCGCCCCAGAAGGTCTACTATGCCGCGTCGACTATCAAATTGGGCGTCGCGCTGGCCGTCGGACGGCACGTCCGTGACGGCTCGCTGAGCCTCGAGACGAATTTCGCGGCTACGAGAACCTTCAGAGGTGTGGACGGAGAGCCTTTCACCCTCTCGGGAGACCACCTGGACGACCAGTTTCCCCACGATGGCACCTGCTTGGCCGTCTCACAGCTCCTCCGTGTCATGATTTCTCGATCCTCGAATGAAGCCACCAACATCCTGCTGCGGGAAACGGGACTCGAGACCGTCACGGAAGTGTTCCACGATCTGAATCTTCAGGTCACCCGAGTCGAACGGCTGATCGGGGACTCCGCGGCCGAGATCCGCGGACTGACGAACGAGACGTCGGCCGCGGATCTGGTACACCTCATGCGCGGCGCCGTGACCGGTCTCGTCGGAGACCGCCCTCCGTTGCCGAATCCCGTCACGGTCGAGATTGTGCGTGCCCTGGAAGCGCAGACCGTTCCTCCGATCGGGCGGGTTCTTGGACCCCGCGTACGGTGGGGTTCCAAGTCCGGCGAGGTCCCCGGTTATCGCCACGACGTCGCTTTCATCGGCAACCCGGCCACATCTGAGGGCCGGTATTTGGCGGTGTGCACCCGCGGGTTCGAGGAGTCTGAAGCTGACGAGTCGATCGCCGCAATCGTTCAGGCCCTGGGCCTCGACTCAACCAGCGGCTCGGGAACAGGGGACGATGTCCGAGAGGATCGGACCTTGGACTGA
- a CDS encoding acyl-CoA desaturase: MITAGVLACVLTQIAFLGHDAAHRQIFASGRWNDWISIVLVDFLVGMSYGWWQHKHTKHHANPNKSGSDPDIELPIFAVTAEQADSHQSSRLRTWVRGRQGLLFFPLLFLEGLSLHVSSVQRLAAPGKLKRRWAEITLITVRLTSYVLLVFWVLSPGVAGAFLGVQLGLFGFYMGMAFAPNHMGMPIVPKNMRIDFLRRQVLMSRNIKGSRFLDTAMGGLNYQIEHHLFPSMPRPHLRKAAPMIAAYCEEHRITYTRTSLLQAYVRVADYINRVGLGKKDVFTCPLVQERQSPGVPVPVGHS, from the coding sequence ATGATCACGGCCGGCGTGTTGGCCTGCGTACTGACACAAATCGCCTTTCTGGGGCATGATGCCGCGCACCGCCAAATCTTTGCATCCGGCCGGTGGAACGACTGGATCAGCATCGTCCTCGTGGATTTCCTCGTGGGTATGAGCTACGGGTGGTGGCAGCACAAGCACACCAAGCACCATGCCAATCCCAACAAATCCGGATCGGACCCGGATATTGAGCTCCCGATTTTCGCGGTCACCGCTGAACAAGCCGACAGTCACCAGTCTTCGCGTCTCAGGACGTGGGTGCGCGGGCGCCAAGGTCTCCTGTTCTTTCCCCTACTGTTCCTGGAGGGTCTCTCCCTCCATGTTTCCAGCGTCCAACGATTGGCCGCGCCAGGGAAGCTCAAGCGTCGGTGGGCCGAGATCACGCTGATCACCGTCCGCCTCACCAGCTATGTGCTTCTCGTCTTCTGGGTCCTCTCCCCCGGAGTTGCCGGTGCGTTCTTGGGCGTTCAACTCGGACTCTTCGGTTTCTACATGGGTATGGCTTTTGCCCCGAACCACATGGGAATGCCGATTGTCCCCAAGAACATGCGTATCGATTTTTTGAGAAGGCAGGTTCTGATGAGCCGAAATATCAAGGGGTCACGCTTCCTGGACACCGCGATGGGCGGACTCAATTACCAGATCGAACATCATCTTTTCCCCTCGATGCCGCGACCCCATCTCCGGAAGGCCGCACCGATGATCGCCGCGTACTGCGAGGAGCACAGAATCACGTACACCCGGACGAGTCTGCTCCAGGCCTACGTTCGTGTCGCCGATTACATCAACCGCGTGGGACTCGGCAAGAAGGACGTCTTCACGTGCCCCCTCGTCCAGGAACGCCAGTCTCCAGGCGTCCCCGTTCCGGTGGGGCATTCGTAG
- a CDS encoding non-ribosomal peptide synthetase, which produces MHPEWFPLTDAALGIGFATTLDPANPCYNTAECIEFPTLADVDALRDAILTVYAENEGLRIRLVQRGNELGWQPLSLEEFARSVNIARVVRLDAPADGAKEAVLEWCSGTAGQALDLEAGQTVDSAIIECGGRTWFYHCVHHLVADGFAAFDALRRAGQVYGQITAGHHPEPASRPGLAELRAQDLGDAARRAKDQEAWTDRLEREGLEEDFSLAQRQAPPSPRPHRATLPIEPEIQDRLVSVARGAGTQWPAGVIAAVGSYLARVLGVEEARFGVPQMNRAVPGGPRVAARTCCTAVNMLPVTVSAVSQPREQLLAVREQMVFNQTHALARQEDLERYCTRRGGKLFGAQINVVPFDAVLRFGGLQGRVHNVTAGPVPDMTVCMRGMPGRGNVLSLELTANPELYGRDEVDRHVRRIKNWLASWSLAAVENRSTAELEQALPEEIDAVLGFQGADEFVEHRTLLQRFEIQADRTPEAVALREGPVYDADGRFGGRQRTYAELKYAAQSVARGLVRAGVRPQDAVALRTERGVEQFELLYGVLYAGAVYLPIDPSLPAQRVETMLADAQCTVLVNGPAIAGLDFGTSSQTAIRQIDSRELAGSLEREPEIHGEDGASPSASGEYPGHSTRPGDRAYIQFTSGSTGRPKGVPITHRAVDNRLRWQQHLIPIGAGDRVAHKTAISFDVHVWELYWPLQHGGRIVIAAPEGHKDPEYLARLMTEEQVTCLHFVPTMLSAFLTTPSVRHILSGASTSLRYLVCSGEALTREQVRGAHEVLGVYPLNLYGPTEAAIDVTAWDTSQDPNAGVVPIGKPAWNTGCYVVDPTGHVCPPGVPGELCLSGVQIMSGYLNRPEADEVALGKLKVVHPAPSRSHDDAAPRTEKLRIYRTGDVAVWRDDGVLEYRGRRDHQIKIRGQRLELGEVESVLTDVAGVHAAAVLVKDIGGQDVLAAFVETDSGGAEETLAAARTHCEENLPDYMVPTLWSALDRMPVTSNGKADRRALDTRELVVPDQGGVPQNLREQVMCTLFGNLLNIPAVGPETDFFTAGGASLSALELGIRVEEHFGLSCSLAKIFAHPTPRSLAGALEKQGFGELAPALQLRRGQDPALAPLVFLPPAGGLGWCYASLLQYLDPARSVWTLQAPQFAMPEAPWPEDLEALSAEYARSLRQVAPDGCILGGWSVGGIAAVDVAARASDSGLPVQKVVLLDAYPPAYWLTRPEPAESDLWIALMRMGGIEPETVPSGLEQTVTALREHGSALANLDDSALRTCIASVWKAMGYTRGDSPRRFDGRVVLCSARQTLEAGADPTAWEPLCSSLETHVVDGDHAAVLRGGNAHRIACWIEGLSSDRREREAATVIGA; this is translated from the coding sequence GTGCACCCCGAATGGTTTCCCCTCACGGACGCGGCCCTCGGGATCGGCTTCGCGACCACGCTCGACCCAGCCAATCCCTGCTACAACACGGCAGAGTGCATCGAATTCCCGACGTTGGCGGACGTTGACGCGTTGCGGGACGCGATCCTGACGGTGTACGCAGAAAACGAAGGTCTGCGGATCAGGCTCGTGCAACGAGGAAACGAACTCGGGTGGCAGCCGTTGAGCCTCGAGGAATTCGCCAGATCCGTGAATATCGCTCGAGTCGTGAGGTTGGACGCCCCCGCTGATGGAGCCAAAGAAGCGGTACTGGAATGGTGTTCCGGCACAGCAGGGCAAGCCCTGGACCTTGAGGCTGGCCAGACGGTCGATTCCGCGATTATCGAGTGCGGTGGACGCACCTGGTTCTATCACTGCGTCCACCACCTGGTCGCGGACGGCTTTGCGGCCTTCGACGCACTTCGCCGCGCCGGGCAGGTTTACGGTCAGATCACCGCCGGTCACCATCCTGAGCCGGCATCACGGCCTGGGCTGGCGGAGCTTCGGGCTCAAGATCTCGGCGACGCCGCCCGGCGTGCGAAGGACCAGGAGGCGTGGACGGACAGGCTCGAACGCGAAGGTCTTGAGGAAGATTTTTCGCTCGCCCAACGGCAGGCCCCACCCAGCCCACGTCCACATCGGGCAACACTTCCGATCGAACCCGAAATCCAGGATCGGCTGGTTTCGGTCGCGCGCGGCGCGGGAACTCAGTGGCCGGCCGGTGTTATCGCCGCGGTGGGATCCTATCTGGCCCGTGTTCTCGGTGTCGAAGAAGCCCGGTTCGGGGTGCCCCAGATGAATAGGGCTGTGCCCGGTGGGCCCCGGGTTGCGGCCCGGACATGTTGTACCGCGGTCAACATGCTTCCCGTGACGGTATCGGCAGTCTCCCAGCCTCGGGAGCAGCTTCTGGCGGTCCGCGAGCAAATGGTTTTCAACCAGACCCACGCCCTGGCCCGACAAGAAGATTTGGAACGCTATTGCACCCGGAGAGGTGGAAAGCTTTTCGGGGCGCAGATCAACGTCGTTCCTTTCGACGCCGTCCTACGGTTTGGCGGGCTGCAAGGGCGGGTCCACAACGTTACCGCCGGTCCGGTTCCGGATATGACCGTCTGCATGCGCGGAATGCCGGGACGGGGAAATGTGCTGAGCCTGGAGCTCACCGCGAATCCAGAGCTCTACGGACGCGATGAGGTCGATCGGCACGTCCGAAGGATCAAGAATTGGCTCGCCTCCTGGTCGCTGGCGGCCGTCGAGAACAGGAGCACTGCAGAGCTGGAGCAGGCACTGCCGGAGGAAATCGACGCGGTCCTCGGATTCCAGGGGGCTGACGAATTCGTCGAGCACCGCACTTTGCTCCAGAGGTTCGAAATCCAAGCAGATCGGACGCCGGAAGCCGTAGCCCTTCGAGAGGGGCCCGTCTACGATGCCGACGGGCGCTTCGGTGGGAGGCAACGTACCTACGCCGAGTTGAAGTACGCCGCGCAGTCCGTGGCCCGGGGCCTGGTGCGAGCCGGCGTACGGCCTCAAGATGCGGTTGCCCTCAGGACAGAACGTGGCGTCGAACAGTTCGAGCTGCTTTACGGTGTCCTGTATGCCGGCGCCGTTTACCTGCCCATTGATCCTTCCCTTCCGGCCCAGCGCGTCGAAACGATGCTCGCCGACGCGCAGTGCACCGTCCTCGTCAACGGTCCGGCAATCGCAGGGCTGGATTTCGGGACGAGCTCTCAGACGGCGATCCGCCAAATCGACTCACGGGAGCTTGCTGGCTCTCTCGAGCGCGAGCCGGAAATCCACGGCGAAGACGGTGCATCGCCCTCCGCCTCCGGTGAGTATCCTGGCCATTCGACACGCCCGGGGGATCGGGCCTATATCCAGTTCACCTCCGGTTCTACCGGACGCCCCAAGGGCGTGCCCATAACCCACCGCGCTGTGGACAATAGGCTCCGTTGGCAGCAACATCTGATTCCGATCGGGGCGGGGGACCGAGTCGCGCACAAGACCGCGATCTCATTCGACGTCCACGTGTGGGAGCTGTACTGGCCCCTCCAGCACGGCGGAAGGATCGTGATCGCGGCCCCCGAAGGCCACAAGGATCCTGAGTACTTGGCACGACTTATGACCGAAGAACAGGTTACGTGCCTTCATTTCGTGCCCACGATGCTCTCTGCTTTCCTCACGACGCCGTCCGTGCGCCACATACTCTCGGGGGCTTCGACGTCGCTGAGATACCTCGTGTGCAGCGGCGAAGCCTTGACGAGGGAACAGGTTCGTGGTGCGCATGAGGTTCTGGGGGTCTACCCGCTCAACTTGTACGGACCCACCGAAGCCGCAATCGACGTCACCGCGTGGGACACGTCCCAAGACCCGAATGCCGGCGTGGTGCCGATCGGAAAACCCGCCTGGAACACCGGGTGTTACGTAGTCGATCCGACCGGCCACGTGTGCCCTCCTGGGGTTCCGGGAGAACTGTGTCTTTCCGGTGTCCAGATCATGTCCGGATACCTGAATCGACCTGAAGCCGATGAAGTGGCCTTAGGGAAGCTGAAGGTTGTGCATCCGGCACCATCTCGCTCTCACGACGACGCGGCGCCGAGGACCGAGAAACTGCGAATATATCGCACGGGCGATGTAGCCGTCTGGCGTGACGACGGTGTCCTCGAGTACCGCGGCCGACGCGACCACCAGATCAAGATCCGCGGGCAGCGCCTCGAACTCGGCGAGGTCGAGTCGGTCCTTACCGACGTCGCGGGCGTTCATGCCGCGGCCGTACTCGTCAAAGACATCGGCGGACAAGACGTCCTCGCGGCATTCGTTGAGACGGATTCGGGCGGGGCCGAAGAAACGCTTGCGGCGGCCAGAACCCACTGCGAGGAGAACCTGCCCGACTACATGGTTCCGACGTTGTGGTCGGCGCTTGACCGAATGCCGGTCACCTCTAACGGAAAAGCCGATCGCAGGGCCTTGGATACGCGAGAACTGGTCGTTCCGGACCAAGGCGGGGTTCCCCAGAATCTTCGGGAGCAGGTCATGTGCACGCTGTTCGGCAACCTGCTGAATATTCCCGCGGTCGGCCCGGAAACGGATTTCTTCACGGCGGGCGGGGCATCGCTGAGCGCCCTCGAATTGGGCATCCGGGTCGAAGAGCATTTCGGGCTGTCTTGTTCGCTGGCCAAAATCTTTGCTCATCCGACCCCACGGTCGCTGGCCGGGGCACTCGAGAAGCAAGGCTTCGGAGAACTCGCCCCTGCGCTGCAACTTCGCCGTGGACAGGACCCGGCATTGGCGCCGCTGGTTTTCTTGCCTCCGGCCGGCGGACTGGGCTGGTGCTATGCGTCGCTTCTGCAGTACCTCGATCCTGCTCGTTCGGTTTGGACCCTGCAAGCACCGCAATTTGCGATGCCCGAGGCGCCGTGGCCGGAGGATCTTGAAGCGTTGTCCGCGGAATACGCGAGATCCCTCAGGCAAGTGGCCCCGGACGGTTGTATCCTCGGGGGGTGGTCGGTCGGAGGGATCGCCGCGGTCGACGTCGCGGCTCGCGCTTCGGACTCCGGTCTTCCGGTCCAGAAAGTCGTACTCCTCGACGCGTATCCGCCGGCGTACTGGCTCACCCGACCGGAGCCCGCGGAATCGGATCTGTGGATCGCCCTGATGAGAATGGGCGGGATCGAGCCTGAGACTGTTCCATCCGGTCTGGAACAGACCGTCACGGCCTTGCGGGAGCACGGTTCTGCGTTGGCGAACCTGGACGACTCCGCGCTGCGCACCTGCATCGCGTCCGTGTGGAAAGCCATGGGATACACGAGAGGGGACTCACCGCGCAGATTCGACGGTCGCGTGGTTCTCTGCTCGGCACGTCAAACCCTCGAGGCCGGTGCCGACCCGACCGCGTGGGAGCCATTGTGCAGTTCTCTGGAAACACACGTGGTTGATGGCGATCATGCGGCGGTTCTGCGGGGCGGAAATGCGCATCGCATAGCTTGCTGGATCGAAGGTCTCTCCTCCGACCGCCGCGAGCGGGAAGCCGCGACGGTCATCGGAGCCTGA
- a CDS encoding phosphopantetheine-binding protein yields MVDDSTLKNVLAPHLSEAGSLDKAFDEPESNLFELGMDSISAFALLDDLQDHGVTLEFTELIADPSVKFLREASERG; encoded by the coding sequence ATGGTCGATGACTCGACCCTCAAGAACGTCCTGGCCCCTCACCTGAGCGAGGCAGGGTCCTTGGACAAAGCATTTGATGAACCCGAATCGAACCTCTTCGAACTGGGAATGGATTCCATTTCGGCCTTCGCCCTGTTGGACGACCTCCAGGACCACGGTGTGACCTTGGAATTCACCGAATTGATCGCCGATCCGAGCGTGAAGTTCCTGCGCGAAGCGTCAGAGAGGGGCTAG
- a CDS encoding (2,3-dihydroxybenzoyl)adenylate synthase has translation MTSTMGPGRSPLADFPGIPEEFAQKYREAGYWIDETLQEFILARCREFSERTAVIAHSARASEASSLATVTWTYAQLEEEARRAARVLADAGAVPGDRVLLQLPNTAEYMAYMCGCFLLGVVPVFTLPKHRAMDLCQFARKTDAAAHVVCQGAEDFDYLDLYRRYAGDLRAEGLVPPVLVEVGGYTGEVDADVVVVRQSPEPLADLPAPVRNRGSERLSENVAFLQLSGGTTGISKLIPRTHADYLYSVRESDRICGVDQETVMLVALPAAHNFTMSSPGILGVLHAGGSLVFAADPSPQTSFGLIERERVTMASLVPPLLQAWIASAQRRTPDLGSLELIQVGGAKLAPSVAEKVVPILGARLQQVFGMAEGLVNYTRDSDPEEVVLTTQGRPISPEDEIVILDDDDQPVASGEAGHLLTRGPYTIRGYYLEEKANLFSFTEEGYYRTGDIVRRHPDGHLEVTGRAKDQINRAGEKIAVDEIEDIALTADGVADAVVVGIADEDVGERVGLVVMPQPGANFGSDPRSYFRTYFREQGVAEFKIPERVEIRASLPMTNVGKISRRHLRTALAKDMATTRP, from the coding sequence ATGACGTCCACAATGGGCCCCGGTCGAAGCCCACTGGCCGACTTCCCCGGCATCCCGGAGGAATTCGCCCAAAAGTACCGCGAGGCGGGCTACTGGATCGATGAAACTCTCCAGGAATTCATCCTGGCCCGGTGCCGTGAATTCTCGGAACGGACCGCGGTGATTGCCCATAGCGCCCGAGCCTCCGAGGCAAGCAGCCTCGCTACCGTGACCTGGACCTATGCCCAGCTGGAGGAAGAAGCCCGACGCGCCGCCCGGGTGCTTGCGGACGCCGGAGCGGTTCCGGGGGACCGCGTCCTGCTGCAACTTCCGAACACGGCGGAGTATATGGCCTATATGTGCGGTTGTTTCCTCCTGGGAGTCGTACCCGTTTTCACCTTGCCCAAGCATCGTGCGATGGATCTGTGCCAGTTCGCCCGGAAGACCGACGCCGCCGCCCACGTGGTGTGTCAGGGCGCCGAAGACTTCGACTACCTCGACTTGTACCGCCGGTACGCGGGAGACCTGCGCGCGGAAGGGCTCGTGCCACCCGTCCTCGTCGAGGTCGGTGGGTACACGGGCGAGGTCGATGCCGACGTCGTCGTGGTCAGGCAGAGTCCTGAACCGTTGGCCGATTTGCCTGCACCGGTTCGGAACCGGGGCTCGGAGCGTCTGAGCGAAAATGTCGCATTCCTGCAACTTTCGGGCGGCACGACGGGCATCTCCAAACTCATCCCGAGAACCCATGCGGACTACCTGTACTCGGTTCGGGAATCGGACAGGATCTGCGGAGTCGACCAGGAAACCGTGATGCTCGTGGCACTTCCCGCGGCGCACAACTTCACCATGAGTTCCCCGGGCATCCTCGGTGTACTGCATGCGGGCGGAAGTCTCGTCTTTGCGGCGGATCCCAGCCCGCAGACCTCCTTCGGCTTGATCGAGCGTGAGCGTGTCACGATGGCTTCGCTCGTCCCTCCTCTCCTGCAAGCGTGGATTGCTTCGGCCCAGCGCAGGACCCCCGATCTCGGCAGCCTCGAATTGATTCAGGTCGGCGGCGCCAAGCTGGCACCGAGCGTCGCCGAAAAGGTCGTCCCCATTCTGGGTGCGAGGCTCCAACAGGTCTTCGGAATGGCGGAAGGTCTGGTCAATTACACTCGTGATTCCGACCCGGAAGAGGTTGTCCTCACAACCCAGGGACGTCCTATCAGCCCGGAGGACGAGATCGTCATACTCGACGACGACGATCAACCCGTCGCATCGGGCGAAGCGGGACATTTGCTGACCCGTGGCCCCTACACGATCCGCGGATACTACTTGGAAGAGAAGGCGAATCTCTTCAGCTTCACGGAGGAAGGCTACTACCGCACCGGCGACATCGTCCGGCGTCATCCGGACGGGCACCTCGAAGTCACCGGAAGAGCCAAGGACCAGATCAACAGGGCCGGTGAGAAGATCGCGGTCGACGAGATCGAGGATATCGCCCTGACAGCCGACGGAGTGGCCGATGCCGTCGTGGTCGGTATCGCGGATGAAGACGTGGGGGAGCGGGTCGGACTCGTGGTGATGCCGCAACCGGGCGCGAACTTCGGGTCGGACCCCAGATCCTATTTCCGAACGTATTTCCGAGAGCAGGGCGTGGCGGAATTCAAGATTCCCGAGCGTGTGGAAATCCGCGCGAGCCTTCCGATGACCAATGTCGGCAAGATCTCGCGTCGCCATTTGCGCACGGCCTTGGCCAAAGACATGGCCACCACCAGACCGTAA
- a CDS encoding heme ABC transporter ATP-binding protein → MIRKDRSSRRKINRAPEADSEPVANTLATEGDIELGVIDVTSAGYTIGGKTLIDDVTFSLRPGTLTALVGPNGAGKSTMLGLLAGDFEPSRGEILLCGRTPSQWHALELARRRSVMLQQQTTHFGFSVEEAVTMGRLPHDVDAQRDHQIVEDALLGSDLVRLRRRDVTTLSGGESARVAYARTVAQTTPIMLLDEPTAAMDLQNQESLLRSARDLADRGTALVVVLHDLNQAARYADRVLMFSRSRLVADGSPPDVLTPERVEEVYGQKVYLMEHPQTGAPVLIPAHR, encoded by the coding sequence ATGATCCGCAAGGACCGCTCATCACGGAGGAAAATCAACCGAGCGCCCGAAGCAGATTCGGAGCCCGTGGCGAATACCTTGGCCACGGAGGGCGACATTGAACTCGGGGTCATCGACGTGACCTCCGCCGGTTACACGATCGGCGGCAAAACGCTGATTGACGACGTCACTTTCAGCCTCCGACCTGGGACGCTCACGGCGCTCGTGGGACCCAACGGCGCCGGCAAATCGACGATGTTGGGTCTGCTCGCGGGAGACTTCGAACCCAGCCGCGGAGAGATCCTTCTCTGCGGCCGCACCCCCAGCCAATGGCACGCATTGGAGCTTGCCCGCCGGCGTTCCGTGATGCTTCAGCAGCAGACCACGCACTTCGGTTTCAGTGTGGAAGAAGCCGTGACAATGGGGCGTCTGCCGCACGACGTCGACGCTCAGCGTGACCACCAGATCGTCGAGGATGCGTTGCTCGGCTCGGATCTGGTCCGTCTGCGCCGTCGCGACGTCACGACACTTTCCGGGGGCGAGTCAGCGCGAGTAGCGTATGCCCGAACCGTCGCCCAAACCACCCCGATCATGCTCCTGGACGAGCCGACCGCCGCGATGGACCTCCAAAATCAGGAGTCTCTTCTCCGGTCCGCCAGGGACCTCGCGGACCGGGGCACCGCCCTGGTCGTGGTTCTGCACGACCTCAACCAGGCCGCCAGGTATGCGGACCGGGTTCTCATGTTCTCCCGGAGCCGACTGGTTGCCGACGGTTCTCCTCCCGATGTGCTGACCCCCGAACGCGTCGAGGAGGTCTACGGCCAGAAGGTCTACCTGATGGAACACCCGCAGACGGGTGCTCCGGTTCTCATCCCGGCACACCGTTGA
- a CDS encoding iron ABC transporter permease — MPTTRRNSHGEEIHRLPLSATLALGVVILLALMVLSVSIGPVRVMLVDVWHILSAPLFGGDDSLNQRDVSVVWQLRVPRILLGVMVGAALAISGACLQSLFNNPLADPGIVGVTSGASVGAVGAIVLAGGFATAWVVPLGAFAAGLAVTGLIYLLARPGRTTGTARMLLVGIAVGSACQALVGFFTYIADDSQLQTLVFWQMGSLGRANWAQLAAVLPIFLVGMLLVLRLSKTLDVLTLGERQAQHLGLNVKVSRFVVIVTTALLTAAAVAFAGSIGFVGLVVPHIMRFIVGPGHKALLPASAIAGAVLVVAADAASRTLNPPTEIPIGLFTAAVGAPFFLFLILREKRRIS; from the coding sequence ATGCCGACAACACGCAGAAATTCGCACGGCGAGGAGATCCATCGTCTTCCCCTCTCCGCGACGTTGGCCCTTGGGGTCGTGATCCTGCTCGCCCTCATGGTCCTCTCGGTCTCGATCGGGCCTGTACGGGTCATGCTCGTCGATGTGTGGCACATCCTCTCGGCTCCACTTTTCGGTGGCGACGATTCGCTGAACCAGCGGGACGTTTCTGTGGTCTGGCAGTTGCGGGTCCCCCGCATTCTCCTTGGGGTGATGGTCGGGGCCGCTCTGGCGATCTCGGGTGCATGCCTTCAGAGCCTCTTCAACAATCCTCTGGCCGACCCCGGTATCGTCGGGGTCACCAGCGGGGCGTCCGTCGGCGCGGTCGGCGCGATCGTTCTGGCCGGTGGGTTCGCAACCGCGTGGGTTGTTCCTCTAGGCGCATTCGCAGCCGGCCTGGCCGTCACTGGGCTGATCTATCTCTTGGCCAGACCCGGCAGGACCACAGGTACGGCGAGGATGCTCCTCGTCGGAATCGCGGTTGGTTCAGCCTGCCAGGCCCTGGTCGGATTCTTCACCTACATTGCCGATGACTCGCAGCTTCAGACCCTGGTCTTTTGGCAGATGGGTTCGTTGGGACGGGCCAATTGGGCGCAGCTGGCTGCCGTTCTGCCGATTTTTCTTGTTGGCATGCTTTTGGTCCTTCGTTTGTCCAAGACTCTCGATGTACTGACCCTTGGCGAGCGTCAGGCTCAACACTTGGGCCTCAACGTCAAGGTCAGTCGATTCGTGGTGATCGTGACCACGGCACTGTTGACCGCGGCCGCCGTTGCATTCGCTGGGTCCATCGGTTTCGTCGGGCTCGTTGTCCCTCACATCATGCGCTTCATCGTCGGCCCTGGACACAAGGCGCTGCTGCCGGCCTCGGCAATCGCCGGAGCGGTTTTGGTCGTGGCCGCCGATGCCGCCTCGCGCACCCTGAACCCGCCGACCGAAATACCCATTGGTTTGTTCACGGCCGCGGTCGGCGCGCCCTTCTTCCTGTTCCTGATCCTTCGAGAGAAAAGGAGGATTTCATGA
- a CDS encoding hemin ABC transporter substrate-binding protein: MLPHHEKLNESKTVAVEENERPYPPADGSNGRTRSRRARAGLRATGAFAALSIGALVLAGCGDAASTASEGDQASSSSESSSSGNGQDLKLPAGWKHAVGTTNFEDIKADPQLPTTVKDGTGTEVTVKDASKIISAGDGISSTLAALGLQDKIYAAPSNSTSPAGKDAPEHFEFSKQTGTEGLLALDGTLFIGDNTKRHGEVAQQFRDAGTDAVVVDDQTTQADKLQAVADYVGAHDAGVQLVDSLNADMDKAKKKVKDSNLQDHSVIQVTSNGAGGQNSVAGTGTPGTEMIESLGMKSVGAESGLRGLSREFSNEGILASDPDVIVLAESDYEAWGGEDGLWEAFPTLKETKAGKEGRIVVMPDAQVRYSSPELGAGAEALAKAISEF; this comes from the coding sequence ATGTTACCGCATCATGAGAAACTCAACGAATCGAAGACCGTCGCTGTCGAGGAGAACGAACGCCCGTATCCTCCCGCGGACGGAAGCAACGGCAGAACACGTTCCCGCCGTGCCAGGGCCGGCCTGCGCGCCACGGGAGCGTTCGCTGCGCTGAGCATCGGAGCGCTGGTCTTGGCCGGTTGCGGGGACGCAGCCAGCACCGCCTCCGAAGGGGATCAGGCCAGCTCGAGCTCGGAGTCCTCATCGTCCGGCAACGGACAGGATCTCAAGCTGCCCGCCGGTTGGAAGCACGCGGTCGGCACCACCAACTTCGAGGACATCAAGGCTGATCCCCAGCTGCCCACCACGGTCAAGGACGGAACCGGAACCGAGGTCACGGTCAAGGACGCGTCCAAGATCATCTCGGCAGGGGACGGCATTTCGTCGACTTTGGCGGCCCTCGGCCTCCAGGACAAGATTTACGCCGCCCCGAGCAACAGCACCTCGCCCGCCGGCAAGGATGCCCCGGAGCACTTCGAGTTCAGCAAGCAGACCGGAACCGAAGGACTTCTGGCCCTGGACGGAACGTTGTTCATTGGGGACAACACCAAACGGCACGGTGAGGTTGCACAGCAGTTCCGTGACGCAGGAACCGACGCCGTCGTGGTGGACGACCAAACCACCCAGGCAGACAAACTCCAGGCAGTGGCCGACTACGTGGGGGCTCACGATGCCGGCGTGCAACTCGTGGATTCCTTGAACGCGGATATGGACAAGGCCAAGAAGAAGGTCAAGGACTCCAACCTCCAGGACCACAGCGTGATCCAGGTGACCTCCAACGGAGCCGGTGGCCAGAACTCGGTTGCGGGTACCGGAACACCCGGAACCGAGATGATCGAAAGCCTCGGTATGAAGTCCGTGGGGGCCGAGAGCGGGCTGCGCGGCCTGTCCCGCGAATTCAGCAACGAGGGGATCCTCGCGTCCGACCCGGACGTGATCGTACTGGCCGAGTCGGACTACGAGGCTTGGGGAGGAGAAGACGGATTGTGGGAAGCGTTCCCGACCCTCAAGGAGACTAAGGCCGGTAAGGAAGGCCGAATCGTGGTTATGCCGGACGCCCAGGTTCGCTACTCGAGCCCCGAACTGGGCGCCGGGGCGGAAGCTCTCGCCAAGGCGATTTCGGAGTTCTGA